CGCGGCGGCGGGCCCGGTTCCGCCCGCGGGCGGGGTCGAGCAGCCGCTGGGCGAGGGCGAGCACGCCCTCGACAGTGAGGGCGAGCACGGCGACCAGCGTGGCGCCCGCGACGACCTGGGCGGTGTCGTAGGTGGCGAAGCCCGCGGTGATGATGCGGCCGAGCCCGCCGCCCGCGGCGAGCGCGGCGAGGGTCGCGGTGGCCACGACCTGCACGGCCGCGGTGCGCACGCCGGTCATGAGCAGCGGGAACGCGAGCGGCAGCTCGACCCGGGCGAGCAGCTGCGCGCGGGACATGCCCATGCCGCGCGCGGCCTGGACGACGTCGCGGTCGGCCTCCGCGATGCCGATGTAGGCGTTGGTGAGCAGCGGCGGCACCGCGAACAGGACGAGCGCGACGATGGTCGGCAGGTCGCCGTGGCGGCCGAGCGGGCCGAGGGTGAGCAGCACGAGCACGGCGAACGTGGGGATCGCGCGGCCGGCGTTGGAGATGTTGATGGCGAGCGCGCCGCCGAACCCGCGTCCGCCGCCGTGGCCGAGCCACAGGGCGAGCGGCAGGGCGATGGCGCAGGCCAGGGCGAGGCAGAGGCCGGAGAGGTACAGGTGTTCGCCCAGGCGCTGCCATACGCCGGACTCGCCCGACCAGTGCTCGCCCGTGGTCAGCCAGGTCCAGGCGTCGGGGATCACGTCCATGGTCAGACCCCTTTCGCAACGTTGTCCGCCAGGTTGT
Above is a genomic segment from Streptomyces marincola containing:
- a CDS encoding ABC transporter permease; its protein translation is MDVIPDAWTWLTTGEHWSGESGVWQRLGEHLYLSGLCLALACAIALPLALWLGHGGGRGFGGALAINISNAGRAIPTFAVLVLLTLGPLGRHGDLPTIVALVLFAVPPLLTNAYIGIAEADRDVVQAARGMGMSRAQLLARVELPLAFPLLMTGVRTAAVQVVATATLAALAAGGGLGRIITAGFATYDTAQVVAGATLVAVLALTVEGVLALAQRLLDPARGRNRARRRAPAAAPAAPRTPAAPEPVERSTP